The following is a genomic window from Sphingobacterium spiritivorum.
ATATGATGAAATTTTTTACTAAGATACACATTATTAAAACCCTTACGAACGCACTTGTGCTTATGGCAAGTCTGAGCTTTGCTTGGGGTTCCAATATGGTATTGGCGAGTGATAGTTCATCAAAAAAAATGGGCCATATGTATATGGCATCCAATGCCTCAAAGGCTGCTAAATATTTCAATAACGAATCTTCATACGACTTTGGTATGTCAGCTGCTAAAATTTTTTCTGCAGCAGAATCAGACAAACTGATCAATAATGTAAAAGTATTCTACAATCCTATTGCTGAACAGGTAACTGTATCCTTCAAATTGGGTAAACAGAATGCCGTTTCCATAAAGGTCATGGATGCGTTGGGTAATGAAGTTTTAGGGCTTATGAATAATACGCTTGATGCTGGTAATCAGAATCTTGCGTTTGAAACAAATGGCAAGTTGTCTTCAGGCTTTTACTTTGTGAGAGTTGTAGCAGGAACAGAAACAGTCATTAAACGTATATCCGTCAGATAACGGTCGGTTTTACAGATAAGATAATTATATCAAGATATAAAAAAAGCGGGACTTCATTTTGAAGTCTCGCTTTTTTTATACTGCAGTTTCTTGTTCTTCAATCCAAAGCCCGTCGCCTTTGATGATATCGATAAGTTCATCAAGAGCATTTGCTGAGCTTACATTTTTCTTGACCACTTCTTTACCTCGGTAGAGCGTTATTTTGTCCGGCCCTGCACCAACATAGCCATAGTCCGCATCTGCCATTTCACCCGGTCCGTTGACGATACAACCCATGATAGCGATCTTCAACCCTTTAAGGTGATTCGTCCGTGCACGGATCATCTGGGTGGTATCTTGTAAATCAAATAAAGTCCGTCCACAGCTTGGACAAGAGATATATTCTGTTTTGGATATACGCGATCGGGTAGCCTGCAGGATTCCAAAAGATAAGGATACCAGTTTGTCGATAGGTGTAGCAGGTGAATCCACCCATATGCCAGAGCCCAGTTTGTCAATCAGTAAGGCGCCCAGGTCTGTTGCTGCATACAGCTGAATCTTGGAAATCGGTTCTTCCGGATTCATAATATCTCCCACGGGACCTGAAAATTCTTCTGACGGATAGGATCTCTTTATAATAACAGGATTGTCGAGCCCTATTTCCTGAAGATTGGCGAAAAACTGACGCTGATCTGCCATCCCGTGAATATGATCCGTTTCCAATACAAATACAACAGTATTATCAATAGCTGAATTACCGAAAATTTCGGATTCCAGATCATTATTTTTTATATATATCAGATTGAGTACAGGGTCTTTGCGGGATGCTGCATTAAACTGTTCCAGATCAAAGACAGGGTGTATATTGGTTGGATTCGCAATCGTTAACCAGGTATTGTAATTATAAAGCTGCTTCAGATTGCCTGGCATGGTGAAAGAAGGTAGCTGATCTCCCAGAAATACAAAATCTACCGATTGTTCTCCCATATGATACTTGTCATTGAGGATATCATAGCGATATCCTGTTGCTGTCAGGATATTCGGATCTTTCAGATTAGATGCCGAGATATCAACAATGACGCGGGGAACGAGGGAACCGCCAATAAAAGTATTGACTTCTTTGGATTCGTAAGCTACTGTTTCGGAAGAAGGATTAAGCTGTATTATTTCCCGGCTTTGTATAGCTGCTTCCTGCAGCATTTTAGCACGTTTGCTGTAGCGGTTTACGAGAGCTATGGCTACAGGTGCTTCTTTTTCCGGTTCTTCTGTTAGGGATACACGTACTGTATCTCCCAGACCATCTTCTAACAATGTGCCGATACCAACAGCCGATTTGATACGTCCGTCTTCTCCATCTCCTGCCTCTGTGACACCCAGGTGGAGCGGATAGTTCATATTTTCGATGACCATCTTCTCGACCAGCATACGATAAGCCTGTACCATTACCTGGGGATTACTGGATTTCATCGAAATGGTCAGGTTGTAAAAATTAAGATCTTCACAAATGCGTATAAATTCAAGTGCTGATTCGACCATTCCCTCCGGTGTATCCCCGTAGTGGCTCATGATACGATCAGACAGCGAACCATGATTCGTGCCTATGCGCATAGCAGTGCCATATTCTTTACAGATACTGACTAATGGAGCAAATTTTTTATAGATACGGTCTAATTCCGCCTGATATTCGTTTGCAGAATAAGAAAGCTGATCGAACTTTTTTTTGTCCGCATAATTTCCGGGGTTGATCCGTACTTTTTCTACTATTCTTGCTGCAACTTCAGCTGCATTCGGAGTAAAATGAATATCCGCAACAAGAGGTACATTATAGCCTCTGTTACGGAGTTCTTTTTTAATATTTGCAAGATTTTCGGCTTCTTTTATACTTGGTGCAGTGATACGGACATATTCACAACCAGCATCTACCATGCGGATAGTCTGCTCTACAGAGCCCATAGTATCCATGGTATCTATAGTGGTCATACTTTGGATACGTATGGGATTATTTCCTCCCATAGGTATATCTCCGATATTCACTTCCCTGGTTACCCAACGGCTGTAATCTGTTTTAGAATTACAATATCCTCCGGGTAAGCTCAATAAATTACTTGTATCCATATCTACCACAAAGTTATGGATTCTGAAGTAATAATTTCGTAAGATTTAATATTGAATGATCTTGAAAGAAGTGACCCCTGCGTCAATAACAATGTTGTATTTTGAAGTAGCCTGTGCATAATTCGCTGTTTCACTGACGCCGTCACCTTTTCTCACAAAACCGCTGCCTAATTCTATAGATGAGAGTCCGCTGTCTGAAGTTACCTGGCAGGGTACATCTTTAGGGATTCGGATCTCGACAGAAGAAGCTCCGGCATCTATATTGATCGTAGATGTTTCTACAGGTCTTCCAAGCTTCATATTTACAGAGCTTGCTCCGGTATCAAAGTTAATGTTTCTTATTTTAAAAGGAGAAAGGTCCATCTGTACATCTGAAGCGCCGATGTCAAAGTTGAGATCCCACACTACATCTTTATTCAGTTTGAATAATGTCGTGTTGTTTTTGCTGCGTCCTTTTTTTCTCTTTTTACCCGTTAAATCAATAGTTGCTGTACCGTCTTCGGCAGAGTCTGATGTGAGTTTAAGAAAATAAGAGTCTGAAGAATTTCCCGCCTCAAATAATACGCTACTCGGTTGGCTGGACAGTTTGAGATTTGTGGTACCGATATCGAAATTCGCTTTAGCTACTGATAGATTTTTAGGGAGCTGTATCGCAAGGCTCTTACTTGAAGAGGAAGGAATTGAATCATCCACTTCATCTGTGCTTATATGAATATTAGATCCCTTGAAGAATCTGGAAATTAGGCTTTCATTCGGAGTTGTAAAGCCGACAAATACCAGAAACCCTAACAGCAGGCAGGTAAAGCCTAATTTGGCGATCTGTCCGGATTGTCCATTAGGCATAAGCATATTAATACCGCCCAGAATAATCAATAATGGCCAGTAACGAATAATTTCAAGCCAGTTGAACTCAATGATGTCCAGGACATCAAGAAGCAATATAATCCCCACAAAAAGAAAGATAAGTCCTGAGGTAATTCTTTTATTGTTCATTATGTTTTATAGTTATGTTGTCGATTCTAATTGTTTAACTGAATCAAAATTAAAGTGAAGATGATAAAAAAAACAATGCAATTAGGTTATTTACTGCATTTATTCGGTAAATGTATTAAATCTGTCGGTGAAAAATTAATATTCCGTTCTATGGCAGCAATGCCCTTGCGAGGTAACAGGTTTTTGTGGGATTATACCTATATTCGTTTATATTTTGATATAGCAGGGGAATGGGTCATACGAATCCCTCAGAAGAAGGCGTTTTATAGCAAATAATATACTAAAGGAAATATATGTTAATTTATCATATCGGAAAATACATTTTACTTTTAAAATCAGTTTTTAAAAAACCCGAAAAGGGAAAGATCTATTGGAAAGAAACCATGTTTGCGATGACCGATATCGGACTTGGTTCGTTGGGTCTGATCGTGATCATCTCGACCTTTATCGGGGCGGTAATGACCATGCAGATCGCCTTTCAGCTGGTGTCCGATCTGATTCCGAATTCGATTATCGGACAGATCAACCGAGATTCCAATATTCTGGAATTGGGACCTACAATCTCAGCGTTGGTCTTAATGGGTAAAGTAGGTTCGTCTATTTCTTCACAGATTGGTTCTATGCGTGTCACAGAGCAGATCGATGCATTGGAAATTATGGGGATCAATGCCCCAGGTTATCTGATTCTGCCTAAGATACTGGCTGGTATTACCATGATTCCGGCTTTAGTTATTGTGGCGATTTTCTGTGCGATATTGGGCGGACTT
Proteins encoded in this region:
- a CDS encoding T9SS type A sorting domain-containing protein, with amino-acid sequence MMKFFTKIHIIKTLTNALVLMASLSFAWGSNMVLASDSSSKKMGHMYMASNASKAAKYFNNESSYDFGMSAAKIFSAAESDKLINNVKVFYNPIAEQVTVSFKLGKQNAVSIKVMDALGNEVLGLMNNTLDAGNQNLAFETNGKLSSGFYFVRVVAGTETVIKRISVR
- the ispG gene encoding (E)-4-hydroxy-3-methylbut-2-enyl-diphosphate synthase, with protein sequence MDTSNLLSLPGGYCNSKTDYSRWVTREVNIGDIPMGGNNPIRIQSMTTIDTMDTMGSVEQTIRMVDAGCEYVRITAPSIKEAENLANIKKELRNRGYNVPLVADIHFTPNAAEVAARIVEKVRINPGNYADKKKFDQLSYSANEYQAELDRIYKKFAPLVSICKEYGTAMRIGTNHGSLSDRIMSHYGDTPEGMVESALEFIRICEDLNFYNLTISMKSSNPQVMVQAYRMLVEKMVIENMNYPLHLGVTEAGDGEDGRIKSAVGIGTLLEDGLGDTVRVSLTEEPEKEAPVAIALVNRYSKRAKMLQEAAIQSREIIQLNPSSETVAYESKEVNTFIGGSLVPRVIVDISASNLKDPNILTATGYRYDILNDKYHMGEQSVDFVFLGDQLPSFTMPGNLKQLYNYNTWLTIANPTNIHPVFDLEQFNAASRKDPVLNLIYIKNNDLESEIFGNSAIDNTVVFVLETDHIHGMADQRQFFANLQEIGLDNPVIIKRSYPSEEFSGPVGDIMNPEEPISKIQLYAATDLGALLIDKLGSGIWVDSPATPIDKLVSLSFGILQATRSRISKTEYISCPSCGRTLFDLQDTTQMIRARTNHLKGLKIAIMGCIVNGPGEMADADYGYVGAGPDKITLYRGKEVVKKNVSSANALDELIDIIKGDGLWIEEQETAV
- a CDS encoding LiaI-LiaF-like domain-containing protein; the protein is MNNKRITSGLIFLFVGIILLLDVLDIIEFNWLEIIRYWPLLIILGGINMLMPNGQSGQIAKLGFTCLLLGFLVFVGFTTPNESLISRFFKGSNIHISTDEVDDSIPSSSSKSLAIQLPKNLSVAKANFDIGTTNLKLSSQPSSVLFEAGNSSDSYFLKLTSDSAEDGTATIDLTGKKRKKGRSKNNTTLFKLNKDVVWDLNFDIGASDVQMDLSPFKIRNINFDTGASSVNMKLGRPVETSTINIDAGASSVEIRIPKDVPCQVTSDSGLSSIELGSGFVRKGDGVSETANYAQATSKYNIVIDAGVTSFKIIQY
- a CDS encoding MlaE family ABC transporter permease, translating into MLIYHIGKYILLLKSVFKKPEKGKIYWKETMFAMTDIGLGSLGLIVIISTFIGAVMTMQIAFQLVSDLIPNSIIGQINRDSNILELGPTISALVLMGKVGSSISSQIGSMRVTEQIDALEIMGINAPGYLILPKILAGITMIPALVIVAIFCAILGGLLGGALSGAVSTADYIQGIQGSFNGFTVSVAMVKAVVFGFIITSVPAYKGFYVSGGALEVGEAGTQAVVIGCITILASDYLITALML